In Populus alba chromosome 1, ASM523922v2, whole genome shotgun sequence, a single window of DNA contains:
- the LOC118034887 gene encoding ubiquitin-like protein ATG12 isoform X1 encodes METESQDSARKGESKLERVIIQLKATADAPILKQKKFKMLGTDKFAKVIDFLRRQIHRETVFVYINSAFSPNPDELVIDLFNNFGVDGKLLVNYACSVAWG; translated from the exons ATGGAGACTGAATCACAGGATTCTGCTCGAAAAGGTGAGTCAAAACTTGAACGAG TGATTATTCAGTTAAAAGCCACTGCTGATGCGCCTATTCTCAAGCAAAAGAAGTTCAAG ATGCTTGGAACTGATAAGTTTGCTAAAGTGATTGACTTTTTGCGTCGGCAAATTCATAGGGAGACCGTG TTTGTATACATCAACAGCGCATTCTCACCAAATCCAGATGAATTGGTGATTGATCTGTTTAAT AATTTCGGCGTTGATGGTAAACTGCTGGTCAACTATGCCTGTTCAGTGGCGTGGGGCTAA
- the LOC118034887 gene encoding ubiquitin-like protein ATG12 isoform X4, translating into METESQDSARKGESKLERVIIQLKATADAPILKQKKFKFVYINSAFSPNPDELVIDLFNNFGVDGKLLVNYACSVAWG; encoded by the exons ATGGAGACTGAATCACAGGATTCTGCTCGAAAAGGTGAGTCAAAACTTGAACGAG TGATTATTCAGTTAAAAGCCACTGCTGATGCGCCTATTCTCAAGCAAAAGAAGTTCAAG TTTGTATACATCAACAGCGCATTCTCACCAAATCCAGATGAATTGGTGATTGATCTGTTTAAT AATTTCGGCGTTGATGGTAAACTGCTGGTCAACTATGCCTGTTCAGTGGCGTGGGGCTAA
- the LOC118034887 gene encoding ubiquitin-like protein ATG12 isoform X3, with protein sequence METESQDSARKVIIQLKATADAPILKQKKFKMLGTDKFAKVIDFLRRQIHRETVFVYINSAFSPNPDELVIDLFNNFGVDGKLLVNYACSVAWG encoded by the exons ATGGAGACTGAATCACAGGATTCTGCTCGAAAAG TGATTATTCAGTTAAAAGCCACTGCTGATGCGCCTATTCTCAAGCAAAAGAAGTTCAAG ATGCTTGGAACTGATAAGTTTGCTAAAGTGATTGACTTTTTGCGTCGGCAAATTCATAGGGAGACCGTG TTTGTATACATCAACAGCGCATTCTCACCAAATCCAGATGAATTGGTGATTGATCTGTTTAAT AATTTCGGCGTTGATGGTAAACTGCTGGTCAACTATGCCTGTTCAGTGGCGTGGGGCTAA
- the LOC118034887 gene encoding ubiquitin-like protein ATG12 isoform X2: protein METESQDSARKGESKLERVIIQLKATADAPILKQKKFKMLGTDKFAKVIDFLRRQIHRETVFVYINSAFSPNPDELVIDLFNLIHIHVKFEVQLCCPR from the exons ATGGAGACTGAATCACAGGATTCTGCTCGAAAAGGTGAGTCAAAACTTGAACGAG TGATTATTCAGTTAAAAGCCACTGCTGATGCGCCTATTCTCAAGCAAAAGAAGTTCAAG ATGCTTGGAACTGATAAGTTTGCTAAAGTGATTGACTTTTTGCGTCGGCAAATTCATAGGGAGACCGTG TTTGTATACATCAACAGCGCATTCTCACCAAATCCAGATGAATTGGTGATTGATCTGTTTAAT CTCATACATATTCATGTTAAATTTGAAGTTCAATTATGCTGTCCCAGATGA